A single genomic interval of Aphidius gifuensis isolate YNYX2018 linkage group LG6, ASM1490517v1, whole genome shotgun sequence harbors:
- the LOC122859758 gene encoding gastric triacylglycerol lipase-like, whose protein sequence is MCSENILFTFCGFDAEQFNKTLLPVILGHEPAGTSTKTVIHYAQEIHSGKFQNFDYGETKNLAKYNSSMPPSYDLSKINIPIAFFYSDNDWLASPLDVKRLWTKIPNKINITRVNFTKFTHLDFLWGIDASSLVYNKLITMIKEHC, encoded by the exons ATGTGCAG tgaaaaCATTTTGTTTACTTTCTGTGGATTTGATGCGGAACAATTTaacaaa acaTTACTGCCAGTAATATTGGGACATGAGCCAGCTGGTACATCAACGAAAACAGTTATTCATTATGCTCAAGAAATTCATTCTGGTAAATTTCAGAATTTCGATTAtggagaaacaaaaaatttagctaaataCAATTCATCAATGCCTCCATcttatgatttatcaaaaataaatattccaattgcatttttttattcagataATGATTGGCTGGCCTCACctctt gatGTCAAAAGACTTTGGACAAAAATACcaaacaaaattaacataacgagagttaattttacaaaatttactcATCTTGATTTTCTTTGGGGAATTGATGCGTCTAgtttagtttataataaattaattacaatgatCAAAGAGCATTGCTGA
- the LOC122859759 gene encoding glutamate receptor ionotropic, kainate 2-like, with the protein MTGFDLMLMGICIISNTTNCDRNRSLLIDEKRYDWENDMKVVDLSTPTQKLKSKDENLLPKVMKITTLDMPPYSSIYELNGKTMGNVTSYAFYIFDLISKKLNIEYEIVMPDEKIFGDHKKGVIGLLHEKKVDMAVAFLPINPGMHPYVSYSPMLTQIELKAMMKRPDKSALGINFLAPFTKQVWILIVIAVIISGPIFFGIIYLRSYLWKHSKTDNYTFLQCVWFTYGATLKQGSTRTPKTDPIRVLFASWWIFIGLLASFYTANLSAIIYLPKFTLPYHSITDIVKDNRMWSSTSGHYIDYALKQRMIKEDYLKNSRAKMPQNERCKFVIMPEIIYKQPVAFAYPKDSLYQEKFDKKLRNLVEFGIIKHVERRKLPLVPYCPLQLDEDKRTFNMNDLSLPFKILAVLLSIKDTVETLLHVTEVCTHLINNGKCQEESSIGKIRRQTLIMLCQMNPIQSLSISIKCVELCRMPTSAMTLYVLNVLER; encoded by the exons atgacgGGATTTGATTTAATGCTTATGggcatttgtattatttctaATACGACGAATTGTGATCGAAATCGTTCGCTTCTCATTGATGAAAAACGATATGATT ggGAAAATGATATGAAAGTAGTTGATTTATCAACTCCTACACAAAAACTTAAATCCAAAGATGAAAATTTGCTACCGAAAGTTATGAAAATTACAACACTTGAT ATGCCACCGTATTCATcgatttatgaattaaatggaaaaacaaTGGGCAATGTAACGTCTTAcgcattttatatatttgatttgataagtaaaaaattaaatattgaatatgaaATTGTAATgccagatgaaaaaatatttggagACCACAAAAAGGGTGTCATTGGTTTGTTGCATGaaaag aaagtCGACATGGCAGTTGCATTTTTACCAATAAATCCTGGTATGCATCCTTATGTATCGTACAGTCCAATGTTAACACAAATTGAATTGAAAGCCATGATGAAAAGACCAGATAAATCAGCACTTGGAATTAATTTCCTTGCACCATTTACAAAACAAGTTTGGATATTAATTGTCATTGCTGTTATAATTAGTGGtccaattttttttggcataatatatttgag ATCGTACTTATGGAAACATTCAAAaactgataattatacatttttacaaTGTGTATGGTTTACTTATGGTGCTACATTAAAACAAGGCTCAACAAGAACTCCAAAAACag atCCAATCCGTGTGTTATTTGCCAGTTGGTGGATATTCATAGGACTATTAGCATCATTTTATACTGCAAATTTAAGTGCGATTATATACTTACCAAAATTTACATTGCCATATCATTCAATTACTGATATCGTGAAAGACAATCGCATGTGGTCATCAACAAGTGGACATTATATTGATTATGCGTTGAAGCAg CGAATGATTAAAGAGGATTATCTTAAAAATTCTAGAGCAAAGATGCCTCAAAATGAACGATGCAAATTTGTCATTATGcctgaaattatttataaacagcCAGTTGCATTTGCATATCCAAAAGATTCTctatatcaagaaaaatttgataaaaa attACGAAATCTTGTGGAATTTGGTATAATTAAACATGTTGAACGAAGAAAATTACCATTAGTACCTTACTGTCCATTACAATTAGATGAAGATAAAAGAACATTTAATAtgaatgatttatcattaccATTCAAAATATTAGCCG tattattatcaataaaagatACAGTAGAGACGCTATTACATGTTACTGAAGTATGtacacatttaataaataatggtaaatGTCAAGAAGAATCATCAATTGGTAAAATACGTAGACAAACATTAATAATGCTTTGTCAAATGAATCCAATTCAATCATTATCAATAAGTATTAAATGTGTTGAATTATGTAGAATGCCAACATCAGCAATGACACTATATGTCTTAAACGTAttg GAAAGATAA